In the bacterium genome, ATCACATTGTAGCATTGATTCACCGTAATCCGATAAACCCAGGTGCTGAAACGGGCCTCAGGCTTGAACCCCGCAAGGCTGCGATAGATCTTGAGAAATATCTCCTGCGCCGCATCTTTGGCATCATCCTCCTGCTGCAGTGTTTTATAAGCCACACGAAGCACCATCGCCTGATAGCGCAGCAGTAATTGGTCGAATGCCATCGCATCACCCGACTGAAATCTGCGGATCAACGCCTCATCGGGCTCACTGTCATGTTGATTGAAAGCCTTCACTCGCTTCTAAATGTTCCTGCTTTTTTACACTCTGGCACATTCTTTGACTATTTAGGTGCAGAGAGCTTAAAAATATAACTCATAACACCATGAAGCATCTAAACTTGAACAATCATTTTATCACACGTACCAGCCGCGGTCCCAGCCGATTCTGCGGCGCAAAAACCCCAAAAGTGGGGTATGCGAGGGACAACCGCGGTCATGACACAAGGAGCACAACCATGAAATCGGGAAAAGGGCATCATCCAATCAGCCGCATAGGGCAACTTTTCATGTTGCTGTGGCTGCCGATCTCAACTGCCTTCGGACAAGGATCCCTGGGTGGCGTCGCCTGGCTCGATCAGAACCAAAACGGCCTGCGGGAGAACAATGAAAGGGGCTTTTCCGGGATCAAAGCAGTTCTGCTGCTGCAAACCGGCGACAATCAGTTCACCCGCATCGGAGAATATGTGACCGAGACCACGGGATTGTACCTCTTTATTGTTCCCGCCGGTCGATACTCTGTGCAGTTTGCACTGCCGGACGGCTACCAATTTTCCACTCCTCATGTCGGGTTCAGTGACGATTTGGATTCAGATGTAGAGAATCCGAACGGATCAACCGCCGTATTCACCCTGGCAAATGGAAGCAATATAACGCATGTGGATGCCGGCTATATCCAGACAGGCGGTGCAGACCTGTTTTTACGGAAACAGATGACCACACACCAAGCCTTCATCGGCCAGGAATACACCTATCTCATCAACTTGGTCAACAACGGGCCGGACCCAGCGATCAACGTAGCGGTGCAGAATCACCTGTCGCAGATGGTGGAATTACTGCAGGTGTATCCAGAACCAGAAGACCGGTCCGCACAACCCTTGCGCTGGTTCATTCCCAACCTGGCGGTGGGAGAAACCTGGTCTGCAGAATTGACCGTACGGCCGCTGACCGGCGGCGTGGATGACAGTCGCTGCTGCGTCAGCACCACCAGCAATGATCCGGACCCCAGCAACAACTGCGATAATACGCCGATCAACGTGGATTTGCCCGTGGAGCTCTCCAGTTTTGAAGCGCACTCTGTGGGCGGCGCCGTCAAACTGGTCTGGGTCACCGAGTCAGAGACGGAAAACGCCGGCTTTATTCTTTTGCGCAGCACCGACGAACAAGGCCCCTATGAACGTGTCAACGATCTGCTGATCGACGGCCGTGGAACCACGCCCACCCGTCAACAATACGAATATACCGATAAAAATGTTCTGCAAAATCAGACTTATTTTTACAAGTTGGCAGATGTAAACTATCAGGGGCAGATGGAATATCACGGCCCCGTTTCCGTGCTGGTGACCAAACCGCAGGAATTTCAGTTGCTGCAGAACTATCCCAATCCATTCAACTCGGAAACGCGGATCCCTTTTGTTCTCGCTGAAGATGGATTTGTCCGTCTGGAGATCTACAATCTTCTCGGACAGCGGGTGCGCACTCTGGTCGCCTCAGAGATGACGGCCGGACCACAGAGCGTGGTTTGGGACGGTCGGAATGAGCAAGGATTGTCCCTGACCACCGGCGCCTATCTGTTTGTTCTGCAAACCGGTGAGCGGCGACAGACACGGAAAATGCACCTGGTCCGGTGACCCGGCTGAAGGCCCGCAGGCAAAAGGCCTGATCAGGCCCTCTTTTCCGACCTGGCCGGCAATACTGTATTATTCAATCAGTGTGATCGGAGGCAGAGCATGAACAGCGGCAAGCCAAAACTTTTCGGGAACGCGGCTGTGATCTTGGCGATCAGCCTGATCGCCAGCGTCAGCGGCCCGAGCTTGTCGATGGCTGGAGAATATTTTTTTCCTCCCTGGCACAGCCGAACGGTGTTGCAGACCAATGGTCCGCAAAGCGACCTTGAGAGCGGCGATTGGTGGAGCAATGCGAACAACGGACTGGGCAGTCAACCGCATGTATATGAGCTCTACGTGCCGGCTGCAGTGGATCCCGCCTTTGCCATTACCCTGCAGATCTACGATCCTGAATGCTACCTCACTTTTACGGAAAAGGATCAGAAGAACGGCGCAACCTGGGACATCGCCACCTTTACCCTGATCAGCCCGGACAACCGGCGTGTGGTGGTGGAGCGTTCCTACCCCCCCTCGCCGGAAACCTCCTGCTTGTGGACGCCTTTTGCCACCCTCACCGCCGCTGAATTCGGTCACGGCGTCTATCGCCTGCAAGTGCGCACCAGTCTGGATGATAAAAACGCCTATGCCTTTAAAATCACCAACAATGATCCAGACGGGATTGCAAACTCGGGCGATGAGATCCATCTGGCGGCGCAGCAGACCGCCCTGTTTCAATCGGCTACAGGAACCAGCTGGTTCAGCTTTTATGCTTCAGGCAACAGCCCGCTGCTGTTGGCTAACTTTGACGCTGATCAGGACTCTATCTGGGTCTATTTGACGCCGAACGGCCAGAGACTGCCGGGAACCGAATCCGCCAATGGTCTTTGGAGCGACGGCTCGGTCGCCCTTCCGCCGCCCGGAGGGGACCGGTTCGATCGTCCAGCATCCGGATGGTGGCAGGCGCAAACGATCAAAACTTACGGCAATCAATACACATTTTATTGCGGCCGGCCGTTCCTCATTGACACCACCCTGAGTTCGCCGCAGTTGGAAATCAGC is a window encoding:
- a CDS encoding DUF11 domain-containing protein, producing the protein MKSGKGHHPISRIGQLFMLLWLPISTAFGQGSLGGVAWLDQNQNGLRENNERGFSGIKAVLLLQTGDNQFTRIGEYVTETTGLYLFIVPAGRYSVQFALPDGYQFSTPHVGFSDDLDSDVENPNGSTAVFTLANGSNITHVDAGYIQTGGADLFLRKQMTTHQAFIGQEYTYLINLVNNGPDPAINVAVQNHLSQMVELLQVYPEPEDRSAQPLRWFIPNLAVGETWSAELTVRPLTGGVDDSRCCVSTTSNDPDPSNNCDNTPINVDLPVELSSFEAHSVGGAVKLVWVTESETENAGFILLRSTDEQGPYERVNDLLIDGRGTTPTRQQYEYTDKNVLQNQTYFYKLADVNYQGQMEYHGPVSVLVTKPQEFQLLQNYPNPFNSETRIPFVLAEDGFVRLEIYNLLGQRVRTLVASEMTAGPQSVVWDGRNEQGLSLTTGAYLFVLQTGERRQTRKMHLVR
- a CDS encoding sigma-70 family RNA polymerase sigma factor; translation: MAFDQLLLRYQAMVLRVAYKTLQQEDDAKDAAQEIFLKIYRSLAGFKPEARFSTWVYRITVNQCYNV